A single window of Leishmania braziliensis MHOM/BR/75/M2904 complete genome, chromosome 27 DNA harbors:
- a CDS encoding ribosome biogenesis protein encodes MGKGARSKHRTRPYAKRQHVLESKAQVVDPELLERYRNTQQPIRKSQLFTEILKQKKDTKRARRESRENERLHLKDKAPVKATPKTKERKRRVDVTILENKEDAEIINDEADDEFAAFFRDRQNPRTLITTGEHPCFRTKQLVKELLWLVPNSIYRPRKSYTLKEITQFCCNREFTNLLVVTDRIKEPHNLIVSHLPEGPTATFRVSNFLSYAQLEDPAPRTEHYPELIFKNFDTRLGRRIARMLECLFPATRDYAGRAVATFLNQRDYIFLRTHRYIFDSLKAVRLQEMGPRFTLRLLSLQSGTFDRQFGEYEWYRKKEHDADTLEWYM; translated from the coding sequence ATGGGCAAGGGCGCACGATCAAAGCACCGCACGCGCCCGTACGCGAAGAGGCAGCACGTGCTGGAGAGCaaggcgcaggtggtggaCCCGGAGTTGCTGGAGCGTTACCGCAACACACAGCAGCCAATTCGTAAGTCGCAGCTCTTTACGGAGATCTTAAAACAGAAGAAGGATACAAAACGAGCGCGCCGCGAGTCTCGGGAGAACGAGCGCCTCCATCTTAAAGACAAAGCGCCCGTGAAGGCGACACCCAAGACGAAGGAGCGCAAGCGCAGAGTCGATGTCACCATCCTTGAGAACAAAGAGGACGCTGAGATCATCAACGACGAGGCTGACGACGAGTTCGCCGCATTTTTCCGCGACCGCCAGAACCCCAGGACCCTCATCACCACCGGCGAGCACCCGTGCTTCCGCACAAAGCAGCTGGTGAAGGAGCTGCTGTGGTTAGTGCCAAACAGCATCTACCGACCGCGCAAGTCCTACACACTAAAGGAGATCACCCAGTTCTGCTGTAATCGCGAGTTCACGAACCTCCTCGTCGTGACTGATCGCATCAAGGAGCCGCACAACCTCATCGTCTCGCACCTCCCCGAGGGGCCGACGGCCACTTTTCGTGTTTCCAACTTTTTAAGCTACGCCCAGCTGGAGGACCCGGCGCCTCGGACGGAGCACTACCCGGAGCTCATCTTCAAGAACTTCGACACACGACTCGGACGCCGTATCGCCCGTATGTTGGAGTGTCTGTTCCCCGCCACCCGCGACTACGCTGGCCGCGCTGTCGCGACGTTCCTCAACCAGCGTGACTACATATTTCTCCGCACTCACCGCTACATCTTCGACAGCCTTAAGGCGGTGCGCCTGCAGGAGATGGGGCCGCGCTTcacgctgcgcctcctctctctgcaatCGGGCACATTCGATAGGCAGTTTGGTGAGTACGAGTGGTACCGCAAGAAGGAACACGACGCAGACACCCTCGAGTGGTACATGTAG
- a CDS encoding putative ribokinase, whose translation MHRAQNVQSHVGTYAPDILVVGSCFLDYFGYVDHMPQVGETMHSESFQKGFGGKGANQAVAAGRLGAKVAMVSMVGTDGDGSDYIKELEKNGVDTAYMLRTGKSSTGLAMILVDIKSSNNEIVICPNATNYFTPELLRAQTNNYENIMHPGLKYLICQNEVPLATTLDTIKEAHRRGVYTVFNTAPAPKPDEVRKIKPFLSYVSLFCPNEVEAALITGVKVTDSASAFRAIKALQQLGVRDVVITLGAAGFALSENGTAPVHVAGKRVKAVDTTGAGDCFVGSMVYFMSRGRNLLEACRRANECAAISVTRRGTQLSYPHPSELPAGVM comes from the coding sequence ATGCATCGTGCGCAGAACGTTCAATCCCACGTGGGCACATATGCCCCAGACATTTTAGTGGTCGGCTCTTGTTTTCTGGACTATTTCGGCTATGTGGATCACATGCCACAGGTTGGCGAGACGATGCACTCGGAGTCGTTCCAGAAGGGGTTTGGCGGGAAGGGCGCCAACCAAGCCGTGGCGGCTGGCCGCCTAGGGGCCAAGGTCGCCATGGTGAGCATGGTAGGGACagacggcgacggcagtgACTACATCAAGGAACTGGAGAAGAACGGTGTTGACACGGCCTACATGCTTCGTACCGGCAAGAGCTCCACTGGACTGGCGATGATTCTGGTCGATATCAAGTCGTCCAACAACGAAATAGTCATTTGTCCTAACGCCACAAACTACTTCACGCCCGAGTTGCTGCGCGCACAGACGAACAACTACGAGAATATCATGCACCCGGGCCTCAAGTACCTTATTTGCCAGAACGAAGTCCCTCTTGCCACCACGCTGGACACAATTAAGGAGGCGCACAGGCGTGGTGTGTACACGGTGTTCAACACCGCTCCGGCCCCGAAGCCGGATGAGGTGAGGAAGATCAAGCCGTTTCTTTCGTACGTGTCGCTCTTCTGCCCGAACGAAGTGGAGGCGGCACTCATCACCGGCGTGAAGGTGACGGATTCAGCGTCCGCCTTTCGTGCCAtcaaggcgctgcagcagctcggcgTTCGCGATGTCGTCATCACACTCGGCGCGGCCGGCTTTGCTCTTTCTGAAAACGGCACCGCCCCAGTGCACGTCGCGGGCAAGCGAGTTAAGGCGGTGGACACAACTGGCGCCGGCGACTGCTTTGTCGGCTCCATGGTGTATTTCATGAGCCGCGGTCGCAACCTTCTAGAGGCCTGCAGGCGCGCCAACGAGTGCGCTGCCATCAGCGTCACGCGTAGGGGAACACAGCTGTCCTACCCGCATCCCAGTGAGCTGCCAGCTGGCGTCATGTAG
- a CDS encoding putative heat shock protein DNAJ: protein MRRLLGRSLWANRATIGAVAGPSIRLMTNTTAASSAPTPFFRRWQHQSAELSSSCAFTQAERRWQSCSAGQQDFYAVLGVRPDATQDEIKAAYKKLALEYHPDRNHQPGAEEKFKSISAAYSVIGHREKRREYDAQRAMSSAMGGVSYNSGSSSGSASGYASGFSGGMDRGDYQYRQMSKEEADQLFRELFGGMRVDQIFRNLEDEMRVGGIRGDGLGGHVGRSFTNSDRAFRPFFRSESSMTNVFIDEHGNRMEETTYTDPRGKRFTVRHVSSTDPNASTNQANDEFYRGRHAAKDGRYHFGNVSTQFQRPTNDFTQSMFGVRSHGRSPLVAFLILAAWTVVLGTLLFCFIGFLVRHPLFFASVLVLILIGRAARPF, encoded by the coding sequence ATGCGACGACTGCTGGGCCGTTCACTGTGGGCCAATCGTGCCACCATCGGTGCCGTCGCTGGACCTTCGATACGCCTCATGACGAACACGACAGCCGCGTCGTCCGCACCAACGCCGTTTTTTCGCCGCTGGCAGCACCAGTCCGCTGAACTCTCGTCCTCCTGCGCGTTTACGCAGGCGGAGCGTCgttggcagagctgcagcgccggaCAGCAAGACTTCTACGCGGTACTGGGGGTGAGGCCGGATGCCACGCAGGATGAAATCAAGGCTGCATACAAGAAGTTGGCTCTCGAGTATCACCCAGACCGCAACCACCAGCCAGGGGCTGAGGAGAAGTTCAAGTCTATCTCGGCCGCGTACAGCGTCATTGGACACAGGGAGAAGCGTCGTGAGTACGACGCGCAGCGGGCTATGTCGAGTGCCATGGGCGGTGTGTCCtacaacagcggcagcagcagcggtagtgCTAGCGGGTACGCCTCCGGCTTTTCGGGCGGCATGGACCGTGGCGACTACCAGTATCGTCAGATGTCCAAAGAGGAGGCTGACCAGCTCTTCCGTGAGCTTTTCGGCGGCATGCGCGTCGACCAAATTTTCCGCAACCTTGAGGACGAGATGCGGGTCGGGGGCATCAGAGGAGATGGGCTGGGCGGTCACGTTGGCCGCAGTTTCACCAATTCGGATCGGGCGTTCCGACCCTTCTTCCGCTCCGAGAGTAGCATGACAAATGTGTTCATAGACGAGCACGGAAACCGCATGGAGGAGACGACGTACACCGATCCTCGTGGCAAGCGCTTCACCGTACGCCACGTGAGCAGTACCGACCCGAACGCCAGCACTAATCAAGCGAACGACGAATTTTACCGTGGGCGGCACGCCGCTAAGGACGGCCGCTACCACTTCGGCAATGTTTCCACCCAGTTCCAGAGACCCACCAACGACTTCACACAGAGCATGTTCGGTGTCCGCTCCCACGGTCGCAGTCCGCTGGTGGCCTTCCTCATCCTTGCGGCGtggacggtggtgctgggcACCCTTCTGTTCTGCTTCATTGGTTTCCTAGTTCGGCACCCGCTGTTTTTCGCTTCCGTTCTGGTGCTGATCCTCATCGGACGCGCCGCCCGCCCCTTCTGA
- a CDS encoding putative ABC transporter codes for MPQAQYHLQTSNSMTTAMYSMSVARRLGVTGTCAMFTVTLLMQRYYLRLYGQTISGVHTEDDTQVTWELFHCFFQIARIALPTWRCREAVGSVIFILLFAVKAVLRVWVSKANGEVLSTILHGVRSERLPRFVSKVMVRIALGLATGMANGAIEGLRSWLIGCYRERLSRTFQRRFYKHLVYYQGTMLDNRLEAADTAISTYCGEFAEHFAELPYYFVLPGLGCVTSIVALVEQAGLKSALIMSGIATSAVLVLRCLTPALGRIHSQLLMREDDYHRMLTNYLSNVESIAMHAAGEYACKRLDNSLAMLKESLDHMALAKGNFEIMEAAFSTLMTVVAQCVTFSGARCSHYNRSLNAVYLEIQLIEDLNCSVKDFVVNFRELSHLTEFSTKMAEFDNTLRSIAAGTFIYMRHNPGYVPLPGSPLVYTQMKNITHAPDAETFPLVKMEDLALESPTGQHLFSGMNVELRSDEDWVILGENGCGKTSLLRMLCGLWLPKSGVLSQDTSVRFFLAPQHSYMAPQCTLYEQICFPDAVEAPTLEIRTLIKEALDLAGAQTVVSIIGGYDSAVMGLDPSNRDESYSWSSLSGGQKERISIARVFFHVLRMDRTKETPVAILDEATSMMDDTEQDVLNHLRRMNVRMISVTHREVVIRHHTNILRIARGGKWSVEKVRNPVKIGERVEAERTTM; via the coding sequence ATGCCGCAGGCCCAGTATCATCTCCAAACATCGAATTCCATGACGACGGCCATGTATTCGATGTCGGTTGCCCGTCGACTGGGAGTAACGGGGACCTGTGCGATGTTTACTGTGACCCTACTGATGCAGCGCTACTATCTACGCCTGTATGGTCAAACCATCTCCGGGGTGCATACCGAGGACGACACGCAGGTGACATGGGAACTATTCCACTGCTTTTTTCAGATCGCACGCATCGCCCTGCCAACGTGGCGTTGCCGTGAGGCCGTCGGCTCCGTCATTTTCATTCTGTTGTTCGCCGTCAAGGCCGTACTACGTGTATGGGTCTCCAAGGCAAATGGCGAGGTGCTGTCCACGATACTGCACGGCGTGCGGTCGGAGCGGTTGCCGCGCTTTGTGAGCAAAGTTATGGTTCGTATTGCACTGGGCCTCGCCACAGGTATGGCGAACGGTGCCATTGAGGGTCTTCGATCGTGGCTGATTGGGTGCTACCGCGAGCGCCTGAGCCGCACCTTTCAGCGGCGCTTCTACAAGCATCTTGTGTACTACCAGGGAACCATGCTGGACAACCGTCTGGAGGCAGCCGACACAGCTATCTCGACTTACTGTGGCGAATTCGCGGAGCATTTTGCGGAGCTGCCCTATTACTTTGTGCTGCCTGGGCTGGGGTGTGTGACGTCTATAGTGGCGCTTGTGGAGCAAGCTGGATTGAAGTCGGCTCTCATCATGAGCGGTATCGCCACCAGCGCTGTGTTGGTACTGCGTTGTCTAACTCCAGCATTAGGCCGTATTCACTCCCAGCTGCTCATGCGCGAGGATGACTACCACCGCATGCTCACAAACTACCTGAGCAATGTGGAAAGCATAGCCATGCACGCAGCCGGCGAGTACGCGTGTAAGCGACTGGACAACTCGCTCGCGATGCTCAAGGAGTCGCTCGATCACATGGCCCTCGCGAAGGGCAACTTCGAGATAATGGAGGCAGCCTTCTCGACCCTCATGACAGTGGTGGCGCAGTGCGTCACCTTTAGTGGAGCGCGTTGCTCGCACTACAACCGGTCGCTCAACGCTGTATACCTCGAAATTCAGCTGATTGAGGATCTCAACTGCAGCGTGAAGGACTTTGTCGTCAACTTTCGCGAGCTCTCGCACTTGACGGAGTTTTCGACGAAGATGGCTGAGTTTGACAACACGCTGAGGAGCATTGCAGCTGGCACCTTCATTTACATGCGCCACAACCCCGGCTACGTGCCTCTGCCGGGTTCACCGCTGGTGTACACGCAGATGAAGAACATCACTCACGCTCCAGATGCAGAGACGTTTCCGCTCGTAAAGATGGAGGATCTCGCGCTGGAGTCACCGACAGGGCAGCATCTGTTCTCTGGCATGAATGTGGAGCTTCGCAGTGACGAAGACTGGGTTATCCTCGGCGAGAATGGCTGTGGGAAGacttcgctgctgcgcatgttGTGCGGCTTGTGGCTGCCCAAGTCCGGCGTACTCTCCCAAGACACCTctgtgcgcttcttcttggcACCACAACACAGCTACATGGCTCCGCAGTGCACCCTGTATGAGCAGATCTGCTTTCCCGATGCAGTAGAGGCTCCGACACTAGAAATTCGCACTCTCATCAAGGAGGCACTCGACTTGGCGGGTGCGCAGACAGTAGTGAGCATCATTGGTGGCTATGACAGTGCAGTCATGGGTCTCGATCCAAGCAACAGGGATGAGTCGTACAGCTGGAGCAGCCTTAGCGGTGGCCAGAAGGAGCGCATCAGTATCGCACGCGTCTTCTTCCACGTGTTGCGCATGGATCGCACCAAGGAGACCCCGGTCGCTATTCTGGATGAAGCGACATCGATGATGGATGACACGGAGCAGGATGTGTTGAACCACCTGCGCCGCATGAATGTGCGCATGATTTCTGTCACCCACCGCGAGGTCGTCATTCGACACCACACGAACATCCTCCGTATCGCCCGCGGCGGGAAGTGGAgtgtggagaaggtgcgcaATCCGGTCAAAATCGGCGAGCGTGTCGAGGCGGAGCGCACGACGATGTGA
- a CDS encoding putative heat shock protein DNAJ: MRRLLGRSLWANRATIGAVAGPSIRLMTNTTAASSAPTPFFRRWQHQSAELSSSCAFTQAERRWQSCSAGQQDFYAVLGVRPDATQDEIKAAYKKLALEYHPDRNHQPGAEEKFKSISAAYSVIGHREKRREYDPQRAMSSAMGGVSYNSGTTTVMLTGTPPLFGRKERGD; this comes from the coding sequence ATGCGACGACTGCTGGGCCGTTCACTGTGGGCCAATCGTGCCACCATCGGTGCCGTCGCTGGACCTTCGATACGCCTCATGACGAACACGACAGCCGCGTCGTCCGCACCAACGCCGTTTTTTCGCCGCTGGCAGCACCAGTCCGCTGAACTCTCGTCCTCCTGCGCGTTTACGCAGGCGGAGCGTCgttggcagagctgcagcgccggaCAGCAAGACTTCTACGCGGTACTGGGGGTGAGGCCGGATGCCACGCAGGATGAAATCAAGGCTGCATACAAGAAGTTGGCTCTCGAGTATCACCCAGACCGCAACCACCAGCCAGGGGCTGAGGAGAAGTTCAAGTCTATCTCGGCCGCGTACAGCGTCATTGGACACAGGGAGAAGCGTCGTGAGTACGACCCGCAGCGGGCTATGTCGAGTGCCATGGGCGGTGTGTCCTACAACAGCGGCACAACCACCGTTATGCTAACGGGTACCCCTCCGCTTTTCGGGCGCAAGGAACGCGGCGACTAA